From Arcticibacter tournemirensis, one genomic window encodes:
- a CDS encoding TolB family protein, translating to MRYFDLLRKNTAYRLFCFVLVFFLSGLASPSFGQYFGQNKVRYKNLKFKVNQSPHFELYYYLKNDSLVKRMLQESELWYDLHQQVFRDTFSKKNPLIVYNNHADFQQTTAIDGDISVGTGGVTEGMKNRVVMPMMQLNQQTRHVLGHELVHAFQYHSLIEGDSTNLENIGNLPLWMVEGMAEYLSIGKVDAFTAMWMRDAYLNKDIPTLRDLTESNRYFPYRYGQAFWTYIGSTYGDTIIVPLFKATAKFGYQMAIRRTFGYDERTLSNLWRTSIENTYKPLLKDTSQVPVGRKLIDSKNGGDMNVAPAISPDGKYVAFLSEKELFSIDLFLADAVTGKIIRKLTSKTTNTHIDEFSFIESAGAWSPDSKKFAFTIYSEGRNKLLIVDVSNGKVLMTEGLGDVREFSNLAWSPNGEDIALTGLKEGFSDLYLFNTRTKQVTQLTNDKYSDYQPNFSADGRYLVFTSDRTTFEKAKGVDITYNLAVMDLSTKTVTDIPVFNGANNMNPQFSSSGGQIYFLSNRDGFRNLYRYTLESKQIEQLTDYFTGISGITEYSPALSVSRNDDVLYSYYRYQKYTIFNAKGSDFKPVPVAADAVNFDAGTLPPIKQTGVDLINANLNNFKRFETITDDKINPAKYRPQFKLDYLSSNGVGASVGRFGTGLSSGIQGIFSDILGRNQIFATLAVNGEIYDFGGQVAYVNQQSRINYGGAVSHIPYVSGYYVNQIQEGNNPSGTGYNYVNGYDIIRTFEDQVQAFAAYPFSRIFRFEAGTGASYYSYRIDRWADYYQAYVTENPDGSKTYQGSDYYPFDSDKHKLSKGDAQAYYGTSFNAFTIYQLNAAFVGDNSYFGVTSPLSGFRFRLGIESYIGDYNFNALTADFRKYTRIKPVTLAARLYSYTRFGKDQQALYPLFIGYPYLIRGYEANSFYRSGSVNSSAYIDQLSGSKIAVGNFEVRLPFTGPEKLAAFPSKFLFSDLNLFFDIGLAYNSNSKIHWTTDVDENANPGNGGIGNVGGIGGVSGIGGGLSSTNIVNRAPSMSAGVSLRVNMFGYFVLEPYFAIPFSRKDVNGGVFGLTFAPGW from the coding sequence ATGAGATATTTTGACTTATTAAGAAAAAACACAGCATACAGATTATTCTGCTTTGTACTTGTTTTTTTCCTGAGCGGGTTGGCAAGCCCGTCGTTCGGACAATATTTTGGGCAGAATAAGGTACGTTACAAAAACCTTAAATTTAAGGTAAACCAAAGTCCGCACTTCGAATTGTACTATTACTTAAAGAACGACAGCCTGGTTAAGCGTATGCTTCAGGAAAGTGAGCTCTGGTATGATCTGCATCAGCAGGTTTTCAGGGATACATTTTCAAAGAAAAACCCATTAATCGTTTATAATAACCACGCCGACTTTCAGCAAACAACTGCCATTGACGGCGATATCAGTGTGGGTACAGGCGGTGTTACTGAGGGCATGAAGAACCGGGTAGTAATGCCAATGATGCAACTGAATCAGCAAACCAGGCATGTATTAGGACACGAGCTGGTCCACGCTTTTCAATACCATTCACTCATTGAGGGTGATTCAACCAACCTCGAGAATATCGGCAATCTTCCGCTCTGGATGGTGGAGGGAATGGCAGAATACCTCTCCATAGGAAAAGTTGACGCTTTCACAGCGATGTGGATGCGTGATGCTTATCTGAATAAAGATATTCCAACACTACGTGACCTTACCGAAAGCAACCGTTATTTCCCCTATCGTTATGGACAGGCTTTCTGGACATACATAGGGTCGACTTATGGGGATACAATTATTGTTCCTTTGTTTAAAGCAACTGCTAAGTTTGGATATCAGATGGCGATACGCCGCACGTTTGGTTATGATGAACGAACGCTGTCTAATTTATGGCGAACAAGCATTGAGAACACATACAAACCCTTGCTGAAAGATACTTCACAGGTTCCTGTGGGCCGCAAGCTTATCGACAGTAAAAACGGCGGCGATATGAACGTTGCCCCTGCCATTTCACCCGACGGTAAATATGTTGCTTTTCTCTCAGAAAAAGAGCTGTTTAGCATAGATCTTTTCCTTGCCGATGCAGTCACGGGTAAAATCATACGAAAGCTCACGAGTAAGACAACCAATACGCACATTGATGAATTTAGCTTTATCGAATCGGCCGGAGCCTGGTCGCCCGATAGCAAGAAATTCGCATTTACCATATACAGCGAAGGGAGAAACAAGCTGCTCATTGTGGACGTTTCCAATGGAAAGGTGCTGATGACAGAGGGATTAGGCGATGTGAGGGAATTCAGCAATCTTGCATGGTCGCCCAATGGTGAAGATATCGCACTTACCGGCTTGAAGGAAGGTTTCAGCGACCTATATCTCTTCAACACGCGTACAAAACAGGTTACTCAACTTACAAACGACAAGTATTCCGACTATCAGCCTAACTTTTCTGCCGACGGCCGTTACCTGGTGTTTACCAGCGACCGGACGACCTTTGAGAAAGCCAAAGGCGTGGACATTACTTATAATCTTGCAGTGATGGACCTGTCGACGAAGACAGTTACTGATATTCCTGTATTTAACGGGGCTAACAATATGAATCCGCAGTTCTCCTCTTCCGGAGGGCAAATTTATTTTCTATCCAACCGCGATGGATTCCGCAATTTGTATCGCTATACACTCGAGAGCAAACAGATCGAACAGCTTACCGACTATTTCACCGGAATCAGCGGTATTACCGAATATTCACCCGCCCTAAGTGTTTCGAGGAATGACGACGTTCTGTATTCGTATTACAGGTATCAGAAGTACACCATCTTTAACGCGAAGGGCAGTGACTTCAAGCCAGTACCAGTTGCTGCAGACGCCGTTAATTTTGATGCGGGAACCCTCCCTCCTATTAAACAAACAGGAGTAGACCTTATTAATGCCAACCTGAATAATTTTAAGCGTTTCGAAACGATTACGGATGACAAGATAAACCCTGCAAAGTATCGCCCGCAGTTTAAGCTTGATTATCTTTCAAGTAACGGAGTGGGCGCATCAGTAGGAAGGTTTGGAACAGGTTTATCAAGTGGCATCCAGGGCATCTTTAGTGATATCCTCGGGCGAAACCAGATCTTCGCAACACTTGCAGTGAATGGTGAAATATATGATTTCGGCGGACAAGTAGCCTATGTCAACCAGCAAAGCCGCATTAATTATGGAGGTGCGGTGTCGCACATCCCCTATGTGTCAGGATACTATGTTAACCAGATACAAGAAGGCAATAACCCAAGTGGAACCGGCTATAACTACGTAAACGGATACGACATCATCAGAACATTTGAGGATCAGGTCCAGGCATTTGCAGCTTATCCGTTCTCCCGCATCTTCCGTTTTGAGGCAGGAACCGGGGCTTCCTATTACAGCTACAGGATTGACCGCTGGGCCGACTATTACCAGGCCTACGTTACTGAAAATCCCGATGGGTCGAAAACATACCAGGGAAGTGATTACTATCCCTTTGACTCCGACAAACATAAACTGTCGAAGGGTGATGCTCAGGCATATTATGGAACCAGCTTTAATGCCTTTACCATTTACCAGCTTAACGCTGCATTTGTTGGAGATAACTCCTATTTTGGTGTAACCTCTCCCCTAAGTGGTTTCAGATTCCGGCTAGGTATAGAAAGCTATATCGGTGATTATAATTTTAATGCTCTTACAGCCGACTTTAGAAAGTATACCAGAATTAAACCTGTCACTTTAGCTGCAAGGCTTTATAGTTATACACGTTTTGGAAAAGACCAACAAGCACTATATCCTTTGTTTATCGGCTACCCTTACCTTATAAGGGGGTATGAAGCCAATTCATTTTATAGAAGCGGGTCTGTAAATTCTTCTGCCTATATTGATCAATTGAGCGGGTCGAAAATAGCCGTAGGGAACTTTGAAGTAAGGCTGCCATTTACAGGCCCCGAGAAGCTTGCTGCTTTTCCGTCGAAATTCCTCTTTAGCGACTTAAATTTATTCTTTGATATTGGATTAGCTTATAACAGCAATTCCAAAATACATTGGACAACAGATGTTGATGAGAATGCGAATCCAGGTAATGGAGGCATTGGAAATGTTGGAGGTATCGGAGGTGTTTCGGGTATCGGAGGAGGTTTATCTTCCACTAACATCGTTAACCGTGCTCCTTCTATGAGCGCCGGCGTGTCCCTCCGCGTAAACATGTTTGGATATTTTGTGCTGGAGCCTTATTTTGCCATCCCATTTTCGCGTAAGGATGTTAATGGCGGTGTATTTGGTCTGACCTTTGCACCAGGCTGGTAA
- a CDS encoding GIY-YIG nuclease family protein, giving the protein MKRYVYIITDRNRSSLHVGMSADLLKTISFYRQMPSLFFDSPGQLSRLIYFEELRTEDAALQRFNLISKFTRAQKEKLVRDVNPDWLDLSLGLDYEKMILSASLPVRIKKAA; this is encoded by the coding sequence ATGAAAAGATATGTTTATATAATTACCGACAGGAACCGCAGTTCTCTACACGTAGGAATGAGTGCAGATCTTCTCAAAACGATCAGTTTTTACAGGCAAATGCCCAGCCTGTTTTTTGACAGTCCGGGGCAGTTAAGCAGGCTGATCTATTTTGAGGAGCTAAGGACCGAAGATGCGGCTCTTCAGCGCTTCAATCTTATAAGTAAATTTACCCGTGCCCAGAAAGAAAAGTTAGTGAGAGACGTAAATCCTGACTGGTTAGACCTAAGTCTTGGCCTGGATTATGAAAAAATGATATTATCTGCAAGTCTGCCTGTGCGAATAAAAAAAGCGGCATAA